A portion of the Streptomyces sp. YPW6 genome contains these proteins:
- a CDS encoding ATP-binding protein: MSSSQLRRFPRRRTSVGASRDFVVHVLREWQLTDLIDDIELCASELATNALLHGAPPGREFAVRLDLTDDLVRLEVRDSGDGRPEVQHADASTCSGRGLFLVSELTADFGIDQHVAGKTVWAAFKRPASP, translated from the coding sequence GTGTCCTCTTCGCAGTTACGGCGCTTCCCCCGACGGCGCACATCCGTCGGTGCCTCACGCGATTTCGTCGTCCACGTCCTCCGGGAATGGCAGCTCACGGATCTGATCGACGACATAGAGCTCTGCGCCTCGGAACTGGCTACCAACGCCCTGCTCCACGGCGCTCCACCGGGACGGGAATTCGCCGTCCGGCTCGATCTGACGGACGACCTCGTACGGCTGGAGGTCCGGGACAGCGGCGACGGGCGGCCGGAGGTTCAGCACGCTGACGCGAGCACTTGCTCAGGGCGCGGGCTGTTCCTCGTCAGCGAACTCACCGCAGACTTCGGCATCGACCAGCACGTCGCGGGCAAGACGGTGTGGGCCGCGTTCAAGCGGCCCGCGTCGCCGTAG
- a CDS encoding GntR family transcriptional regulator: MGEGEVISASTRYLAPTEADGGDAWSAEAASVGRRGAQKIVSAGEISAPEGVADLLAVEQGGQVVVRRRIMYLDGEPCELTDTYYPVEIARGTGLAGTAKIRGGAVRLLAELGYVGTRAQEDVAARMPSENERASLSLKGDEPVLELTRLTLDADGRPIQVDVMVMPSRGQKLRYEIRIG, translated from the coding sequence ATGGGCGAGGGTGAAGTGATCAGCGCGTCTACTCGCTACCTGGCGCCGACGGAGGCGGACGGAGGTGACGCCTGGAGCGCCGAGGCGGCGTCGGTGGGGCGGCGGGGCGCGCAGAAGATCGTGAGTGCCGGTGAAATCTCCGCCCCGGAGGGCGTGGCCGACCTGCTCGCGGTGGAACAGGGCGGACAGGTGGTTGTGCGGCGGCGGATCATGTATCTCGACGGCGAACCGTGCGAGTTGACCGATACCTATTACCCCGTGGAGATCGCGCGGGGTACGGGGCTGGCCGGCACGGCGAAGATCCGAGGAGGGGCTGTCCGGCTGCTCGCCGAACTCGGTTACGTCGGCACCCGGGCGCAGGAGGACGTCGCAGCCCGCATGCCGTCCGAAAATGAGCGGGCGTCTCTGTCGCTCAAGGGGGACGAGCCGGTGCTCGAACTGACCCGGCTCACCCTGGACGCCGATGGTCGGCCCATCCAGGTCGATGTGATGGTCATGCCTTCCCGGGGCCAGAAGCTGCGGTACGAGATCAGGATCGGATGA
- a CDS encoding GntR family transcriptional regulator, protein MTVHGPETEEADGRPLHERIAADLRDDIMSGNVAPGDSLPSTARLRERFGAANATVQKALQLLKSEHLVVGRAGASVTVREHRQRTMRPAAYMAPSASGEPYRWLTEAANSGTRARSTLLDVAEAETPADVADALGLPPGGTAILRRQLLSIDDEPAELVSSYYPLGIADGTAITERRRIPGGTPTLLASLGYPPRLSVDRVSARVATQEQYRLLRLPGDLPVLRTLRVVFSDDDRPIEATVMVKAGHLYEVQYELTPE, encoded by the coding sequence ATGACGGTGCACGGACCGGAGACGGAAGAGGCGGACGGCCGTCCGCTGCACGAGCGGATCGCTGCCGATCTGCGGGACGACATCATGTCCGGGAACGTGGCTCCGGGTGACAGCCTGCCGTCCACAGCGCGGCTGAGGGAGCGGTTCGGCGCCGCGAACGCCACCGTTCAGAAGGCTCTGCAACTCCTCAAGAGTGAGCACCTCGTGGTCGGCAGGGCAGGCGCGTCGGTGACCGTACGCGAACATCGCCAGCGCACGATGCGGCCCGCCGCGTACATGGCCCCGTCCGCGTCGGGAGAGCCGTACCGCTGGCTGACCGAGGCGGCGAATTCCGGCACGCGCGCCCGCAGCACCCTCCTGGACGTCGCGGAGGCCGAGACTCCGGCGGATGTCGCGGACGCGCTGGGGCTCCCACCGGGCGGCACCGCGATCCTCCGTCGCCAACTCCTGTCGATCGACGACGAACCCGCCGAACTTGTCTCCTCCTACTACCCGCTGGGCATCGCCGACGGCACGGCCATCACCGAACGCCGCCGCATCCCGGGAGGCACACCCACCCTCCTGGCCTCGCTCGGCTACCCGCCCCGGCTCAGCGTCGACCGGGTCTCGGCGCGCGTGGCGACGCAGGAGCAGTACCGGCTGCTCCGGCTTCCCGGGGATCTGCCGGTCCTGCGTACGCTGCGGGTGGTGTTCAGCGACGACGACCGTCCCATTGAGGCCACGGTGATGGTCAAGGCGGGTCACCTGTACGAGGTTCAGTACGAGCTCACGCCTGAGTGA
- a CDS encoding NACHT domain-containing protein, translating to MKGNRQAGRRARTAFILGTCAVLVLCLTYVLGFGEGAKNLADRAVVVSAALGVLTLALTSWRGTGAVPAEDGAVLAGRLAQAVTGAELLSRRVIGDDRIPVRVSFTFRASSHARSATRPLVPNGTLDGLVADYRAVHPRRLVITGQPGAGKSVLARAFVAELNGNRAEGEPVPVLLPLGDWGRQELFRDWVVRHLVRDYGSTSAHAAQLMDSGLVLPVLDGLDELDEPGVPIPESRAQQVLDALTGYQRGLEPAPVVLTCRTDLYEVLEASGRPVLDAARVEIDPVEAQEAVRFLAMRQGAVHREEDWRPVLDELRAHPHGVLARSLSTPWRLVAMATAYERVNDPAELLEARTEQEVTDRVFAHFAPASVHAVDEEPRHSPERVHVWLHRLALQLESQGNGASTLVLPDVARSPGALPSRMLYAATVGLLTLLTLWAFLVNGTRGGGEWGVSLFVAVMAVLALMHLRPCGFRLVERSDMWLPPWRSPLWAVAAKTALTGRNCWGALVAAILPVMILWRSWAPDQLGGVGDWALALAVLPMPTLFVGLLAGNVLDAAAVGPSGWPRGGAFAALVLWWPAVVLLAMGLRVGLEPTDCLPLLAVFGLLSCAVIGDAALYLCWLLVHFRRVPFRLSRFLDWCHAAGLIRITGGVYQFRHREFQEWLARHPVPLTRPTEPAHDSATVRTP from the coding sequence ATGAAGGGGAACCGGCAGGCAGGGCGGCGAGCCCGAACCGCTTTCATCCTGGGTACGTGCGCCGTGCTGGTGCTCTGCCTGACGTACGTACTGGGCTTCGGCGAGGGGGCCAAGAACCTGGCGGACCGGGCGGTCGTGGTCAGTGCAGCGCTGGGTGTCCTGACGCTGGCCCTCACCTCTTGGCGAGGTACGGGAGCTGTTCCCGCAGAGGACGGAGCGGTCCTGGCAGGGAGACTCGCGCAGGCGGTGACGGGTGCGGAGCTGTTGTCGCGGCGCGTCATCGGCGACGACCGGATTCCCGTGCGCGTCTCGTTCACTTTCCGGGCTTCCTCGCACGCGAGGAGCGCGACGAGGCCCCTGGTTCCGAACGGAACGCTGGACGGGCTGGTCGCGGACTACCGGGCCGTCCACCCCCGCCGTCTGGTGATCACGGGACAGCCGGGGGCCGGCAAGTCCGTGCTGGCGCGCGCGTTCGTCGCGGAGCTCAACGGAAACCGCGCGGAGGGGGAACCGGTGCCTGTGCTGCTGCCGCTCGGTGACTGGGGGCGGCAGGAGCTCTTCCGCGACTGGGTCGTCAGGCATCTCGTGCGGGACTACGGCAGCACCTCCGCGCACGCTGCCCAGTTGATGGACTCGGGCCTGGTGCTCCCCGTCCTCGACGGACTCGACGAGCTGGACGAGCCGGGTGTGCCGATCCCGGAGTCACGAGCGCAGCAGGTGCTGGACGCGTTGACCGGCTACCAGAGGGGGTTGGAGCCGGCGCCGGTGGTGCTGACCTGCCGAACCGACCTGTACGAGGTCCTGGAGGCATCCGGCAGGCCCGTGCTGGACGCCGCCCGGGTGGAGATCGATCCGGTGGAGGCGCAGGAAGCGGTTCGCTTCCTCGCGATGCGCCAGGGCGCCGTTCACCGAGAGGAGGATTGGCGCCCGGTTCTGGACGAGTTGCGTGCACATCCGCACGGAGTCCTGGCTCGATCGCTCTCAACGCCGTGGCGGCTGGTGGCGATGGCGACGGCTTACGAACGGGTGAACGATCCTGCGGAGTTGCTGGAAGCCAGGACGGAACAGGAAGTCACGGACAGGGTGTTCGCTCATTTCGCCCCGGCGTCCGTGCACGCCGTCGACGAGGAGCCTCGGCACTCCCCGGAGAGGGTGCACGTCTGGTTGCACCGGCTGGCCCTGCAACTGGAGTCGCAGGGCAATGGGGCGAGCACCCTTGTGCTGCCGGATGTGGCGCGGTCCCCTGGAGCCCTGCCTTCCCGGATGCTGTACGCCGCGACAGTTGGCCTCCTCACCCTGCTCACGCTGTGGGCCTTCCTTGTGAACGGAACCCGTGGGGGCGGGGAGTGGGGCGTCTCGTTGTTCGTTGCCGTCATGGCGGTGCTGGCCCTGATGCACCTGCGTCCCTGTGGTTTCCGCTTGGTCGAACGATCAGACATGTGGTTGCCGCCGTGGCGCAGCCCCCTGTGGGCGGTGGCGGCGAAGACGGCCTTGACGGGACGTAACTGCTGGGGCGCGCTGGTGGCGGCCATCCTGCCCGTCATGATCCTTTGGCGATCGTGGGCCCCGGATCAGCTTGGCGGAGTCGGCGACTGGGCCTTGGCGTTGGCCGTGCTGCCCATGCCTACGCTGTTTGTCGGGCTCCTCGCGGGGAACGTCCTGGATGCCGCTGCCGTCGGCCCCTCCGGCTGGCCTCGCGGGGGCGCCTTCGCTGCACTCGTCCTGTGGTGGCCTGCTGTCGTTCTTCTGGCCATGGGCCTGAGGGTGGGTCTTGAGCCGACCGACTGCTTGCCCCTTCTGGCGGTGTTCGGATTGCTCTCCTGTGCAGTCATCGGTGACGCGGCCTTGTACCTGTGCTGGTTGCTGGTCCACTTCCGCCGCGTCCCGTTCAGACTGAGCCGCTTCCTGGACTGGTGCCATGCGGCGGGGCTGATCCGGATCACGGGCGGCGTTTACCAGTTCCGGCACCGTGAGTTCCAGGAGTGGCTCGCGCGCCATCCCGTTCCGCTCACGCGTCCCACCGAACCCGCGCATGACTCCGCTACGGTCCGGACTCCGTAG
- a CDS encoding TetR/AcrR family transcriptional regulator produces MTSERTYHHGDLRRAILTAALDVIATEGPAALSLRDLARRAGVSHAAPAHHFKDRTGLLTAVAAEGYALFADALAGAPDLRERGVAYVRFATTHPAHFQVMFQPDLHRADDPDLLAARARATEALRSGVVDLPSAGRGEDDRLTGVAAWSLAHGFATLLLTGNLADAMAGRDPEEAFRSLASSVFAPERRRDG; encoded by the coding sequence ATGACCAGCGAGCGCACCTACCACCACGGCGATCTGCGGCGCGCCATCCTGACCGCCGCCCTCGACGTCATCGCGACCGAGGGCCCCGCCGCCCTGAGCCTGCGCGATCTGGCCCGCAGGGCGGGCGTCTCGCACGCCGCGCCCGCGCACCACTTCAAGGACCGGACGGGCCTGCTGACCGCCGTGGCCGCCGAGGGGTACGCCCTGTTCGCCGACGCGCTGGCCGGAGCGCCGGACCTGCGGGAGCGGGGCGTGGCGTACGTACGGTTCGCGACGACGCACCCCGCGCACTTCCAGGTGATGTTCCAGCCGGACCTGCACCGCGCCGACGACCCGGACCTGCTGGCCGCCCGCGCCCGGGCGACCGAGGCGCTGCGCTCCGGCGTGGTGGATCTCCCGTCGGCCGGGCGGGGCGAGGACGACCGGCTGACGGGGGTGGCCGCGTGGTCGCTGGCCCACGGCTTCGCGACACTGCTGCTCACCGGCAACCTGGCGGACGCGATGGCGGGCCGGGATCCGGAGGAGGCGTTCCGGTCGCTGGCCTCGTCGGTCTTCGCGCCGGAGAGGCGTCGCGACGGTTGA
- a CDS encoding HNH endonuclease family protein, which produces MIAPGTHHRRTHHRRTHRAAALPAVGALVVLALAGCDPDDLSAEGGGASAGTNGGAQSAEGFGASPLDNPDGTKPGLAPLTGDADRAAARKLIEKVATKGRGPKTGYERDKFGYAWKDGVDGIPLARNGCDTRNDLLARDGKDVEHKAGSDCIVMAMTLQDPYTGETIDWRKQQATKVQIDHVMPLSYDWQMGAARWNESKREQIANDPLNLLPVDGPANNAKRDSGPASWLPPYKPIRCSYAVRFAQVSLKYELPVTTADKETMLAQCGG; this is translated from the coding sequence GTGATAGCTCCCGGTACGCACCACCGCCGTACACACCACCGTCGTACACACCGAGCGGCGGCCCTGCCCGCCGTCGGCGCCCTCGTCGTGCTCGCCCTGGCGGGCTGCGACCCCGACGACCTCTCCGCCGAGGGCGGCGGCGCGAGCGCCGGGACCAACGGCGGAGCGCAGTCCGCCGAGGGCTTCGGCGCCAGCCCGCTGGACAACCCGGACGGTACGAAGCCGGGCCTGGCGCCCCTCACCGGCGACGCGGACCGGGCCGCCGCCCGGAAGCTCATCGAGAAGGTGGCAACCAAGGGGCGCGGCCCGAAGACCGGCTACGAGCGGGACAAGTTCGGCTACGCCTGGAAGGACGGCGTCGACGGCATCCCGCTCGCCCGCAACGGCTGCGACACCCGCAACGACCTGCTCGCCCGCGACGGCAAGGACGTCGAGCACAAGGCGGGTTCCGACTGCATCGTCATGGCGATGACGCTCCAGGACCCCTACACCGGCGAGACCATCGACTGGCGCAAGCAGCAGGCGACCAAGGTGCAGATCGACCATGTGATGCCGCTGTCCTACGACTGGCAGATGGGTGCCGCCCGCTGGAACGAGTCCAAGCGTGAGCAGATCGCCAACGACCCGCTCAACCTCCTCCCGGTGGACGGCCCGGCCAACAACGCCAAGCGCGACTCCGGTCCCGCCTCCTGGCTCCCGCCGTACAAGCCGATCCGCTGCTCGTACGCGGTGCGGTTCGCGCAGGTCTCGCTGAAGTACGAACTCCCGGTCACGACGGCCGACAAGGAGACCATGCTCGCGCAGTGCGGCGGCTGA
- a CDS encoding GNAT family N-acetyltransferase yields MTTTSPGSPGSVRVRLCRAADLDVLERHMPSPGRTRRHAARFDRQEQGLSAFLTAWADDDVPVGTAQVLWQGCAAPEVQARFPGCPELNGLGIWPPELRSRGIGTALIRAAEERVRDAGHALVGLGVDDDNHRAAALYLRIGYRETGCRYLDRYAYLDDNGVRHEVADPARFLVKELGGDAPGRAVRTP; encoded by the coding sequence ATGACGACGACCTCACCGGGCTCCCCCGGATCCGTGCGTGTCCGGCTCTGCCGGGCGGCGGACCTCGATGTGCTGGAGCGGCACATGCCCTCGCCCGGCCGGACCCGGCGGCACGCGGCCCGGTTCGACCGGCAGGAGCAGGGACTCAGCGCCTTCCTGACCGCCTGGGCCGATGACGACGTGCCCGTGGGAACGGCGCAGGTCCTGTGGCAGGGCTGCGCGGCTCCCGAGGTGCAGGCCCGCTTCCCCGGCTGCCCGGAGCTGAACGGCCTCGGTATCTGGCCGCCGGAGCTGCGCTCCCGGGGCATCGGCACGGCGTTGATCCGGGCGGCGGAGGAGCGGGTCCGGGACGCCGGGCACGCCCTGGTGGGCCTGGGCGTGGACGACGACAACCACCGGGCGGCCGCGCTCTACCTGCGGATCGGCTACCGGGAGACCGGCTGCCGCTATCTGGACCGGTACGCGTACCTCGACGACAACGGCGTCCGCCACGAGGTCGCGGACCCGGCCCGCTTCCTGGTCAAGGAGCTGGGCGGGGACGCTCCCGGCCGGGCCGTGCGCACGCCCTGA
- a CDS encoding GNAT family N-acetyltransferase, whose product MELNITTLAERPELAGALDGMPDTWPEFVLEDIVGWANFARIAVEFPEFVLVATDPEGAVIARAYSVPFALDAPGRGELPVSGWDRMLLWAFADLRRGRTPDTVGAIEITVATGHQGKGISGRMLAAMRDNARRHGFREVVAPVRPSGKHLVSGLSMEEYARLTRAGDGLPEDPWLRVHVRAGGTVDSVATVSMTVSGTLAQWREWTGLPFDTDGPVEVPGALVPVHCALAHGYAVYVEPNVWVRHRL is encoded by the coding sequence ATGGAGCTGAACATCACCACCCTCGCCGAGCGTCCCGAGCTCGCCGGCGCCCTGGACGGAATGCCGGACACCTGGCCGGAGTTCGTGCTGGAGGACATCGTCGGCTGGGCCAACTTCGCCCGGATCGCGGTGGAGTTCCCCGAGTTCGTGCTGGTCGCCACCGACCCCGAGGGGGCCGTGATCGCCCGTGCCTACAGCGTGCCCTTCGCGCTGGACGCCCCCGGACGCGGTGAACTGCCCGTCAGCGGCTGGGACCGGATGCTGCTGTGGGCCTTCGCCGACCTCCGGCGCGGGCGGACGCCCGACACGGTCGGCGCGATCGAGATCACGGTGGCCACCGGCCACCAGGGCAAGGGGATATCGGGGCGGATGCTCGCCGCGATGCGGGACAACGCGCGGCGGCACGGCTTCCGTGAGGTCGTCGCGCCCGTGCGGCCGAGCGGCAAGCACCTCGTGTCGGGTCTGTCGATGGAGGAGTACGCCCGGCTGACCCGGGCCGGTGACGGGCTGCCCGAGGACCCCTGGCTGCGGGTCCACGTCCGGGCGGGCGGGACGGTGGACTCGGTCGCCACCGTGTCGATGACGGTGAGCGGCACGCTCGCGCAGTGGCGGGAATGGACCGGGCTGCCGTTCGACACGGACGGTCCGGTGGAGGTGCCGGGCGCACTCGTCCCGGTGCACTGCGCCCTCGCCCACGGGTACGCGGTGTACGTCGAGCCCAACGTCTGGGTACGGCACCGGCTCTGA
- a CDS encoding N-6 DNA methylase, producing the protein MPENATEVTAAGIARLAGVGRAAVSNWRRRYADFPQPVGGTGASPSFALSEVEQWLRDQGKLAEVPLRERVWQAVAGHPAGAGRALVHVGCALLLVRDRPTAWLELAGAPDERMAALLPQAMEHVLTARLGPEADGVHAAGAQGSGGVYTAGAQALGDVHTAGTQEPGGGRATGTPRPGGVHGASAPEPARVHAPTAQDLLPSVPLLRAAAELAAGIGAGQAFEFLLGRQLDANPRQYTLTPPQLAELMAEIAEPPKHTDRAAREQPVRSVLDPAAGTGALLRAVGGPAALYAQEADPALAALTALRLALAGEGPRRAADGTHRAAPGPTVRTGDTLRADAFPELAADTVLCHPPFNERTWGHDELAYDPRWEYGLPARTESELAWVQHALARLRDGGTAVLLMPPAAASRRSGRRIRAGLLRRGALRAVIALPAGAAPPYGIPLHLWILCKPEPGVRPAADLLLADTAGLSGPAPDASGGPGRPPGGKTPGGGRERIDWPAVRSAVLGAWRDRADAEGVSRVVPVIELLDDDVDLAPARHLPRPASGGGASGLGEVRERLTDTLRLASGLVPPAADPAAPAHRPLTTVGELARAGALFLHSGTAVPGSAAVPVLTEHDVLTGAAPTSLPPAGQEDPGGAAADDPVLLQPGDVVVPVLGGSTTARVVDASTAGAALGRNLQLLRPDPAAVDCWFLAGFLRGTANHRQASSYASTAARLDARRLHLPRMPLAEQQRYGERFRQLAAFEDALRTAGRLGGQLVQGMYDGLADGTVTPG; encoded by the coding sequence GTGCCGGAGAACGCGACCGAGGTCACCGCGGCCGGGATCGCCCGCCTCGCGGGCGTGGGGCGCGCCGCCGTCAGCAACTGGCGCCGTCGGTACGCCGACTTCCCGCAGCCGGTCGGCGGGACCGGAGCCAGTCCGTCCTTCGCGCTGTCCGAGGTCGAGCAATGGCTGCGCGACCAGGGGAAACTCGCTGAGGTGCCCCTCCGGGAACGTGTCTGGCAAGCGGTCGCCGGGCATCCGGCCGGCGCCGGCCGGGCGCTGGTCCACGTCGGCTGCGCCCTGCTGCTCGTCCGTGACCGGCCCACCGCCTGGCTGGAGCTCGCAGGAGCCCCTGATGAGCGGATGGCCGCCCTGCTGCCGCAGGCCATGGAGCACGTCCTCACCGCGAGGCTCGGGCCCGAGGCCGACGGTGTTCACGCAGCCGGTGCGCAGGGGTCGGGAGGTGTATACACAGCCGGTGCGCAGGCGCTGGGAGATGTTCACACGGCCGGTACGCAGGAGCCGGGAGGTGGGCGCGCGACGGGTACGCCCCGTCCGGGAGGTGTTCACGGAGCGAGTGCGCCGGAGCCGGCACGGGTTCACGCGCCCACCGCGCAGGACCTCCTCCCGTCCGTACCGTTGCTGCGCGCGGCCGCCGAGCTGGCCGCCGGAATCGGGGCCGGTCAGGCCTTCGAGTTCCTGCTCGGCCGGCAGCTGGACGCCAACCCCCGCCAGTACACGCTGACCCCGCCCCAGCTCGCCGAGCTGATGGCGGAGATCGCCGAACCGCCGAAGCACACGGACCGGGCGGCCCGGGAGCAGCCCGTTCGCAGCGTCCTCGACCCGGCCGCCGGCACCGGCGCCCTGCTCCGGGCGGTCGGCGGGCCCGCCGCTCTGTACGCCCAGGAAGCCGACCCGGCGCTCGCCGCGCTCACCGCCCTGCGTCTGGCCCTGGCCGGCGAAGGACCACGCCGCGCCGCCGACGGCACGCATCGCGCCGCCCCCGGGCCGACCGTGCGCACGGGCGACACGCTGCGGGCCGACGCCTTCCCCGAGCTGGCCGCCGACACCGTGCTCTGCCACCCGCCGTTCAACGAACGCACCTGGGGGCACGACGAACTGGCCTACGATCCCCGTTGGGAGTACGGCCTCCCGGCCCGCACCGAATCCGAACTCGCCTGGGTCCAGCACGCCCTGGCCCGGCTGCGCGACGGCGGCACCGCGGTGCTGCTCATGCCGCCCGCCGCCGCCTCCCGGCGCTCGGGCCGCCGCATCCGCGCCGGGCTTCTGCGCCGGGGAGCCCTGCGTGCCGTCATCGCGCTGCCGGCCGGCGCCGCCCCTCCGTACGGCATTCCGCTCCACCTCTGGATCCTGTGCAAGCCGGAGCCCGGCGTGCGGCCCGCCGCCGATCTCCTGCTGGCCGACACCGCCGGCCTCTCGGGACCGGCCCCGGACGCGTCCGGGGGCCCCGGCCGTCCCCCCGGCGGCAAGACCCCCGGGGGTGGGCGCGAACGGATCGACTGGCCCGCCGTGCGCTCCGCCGTCCTCGGCGCCTGGCGCGACCGGGCCGACGCCGAGGGGGTCAGCCGCGTCGTGCCCGTGATCGAACTCCTCGACGACGACGTGGACCTGGCCCCGGCCCGCCATCTGCCGCGCCCCGCGTCCGGCGGCGGCGCGTCCGGCCTCGGCGAGGTCCGGGAACGCCTCACCGATACGCTCCGGCTGGCCTCGGGCCTCGTCCCGCCCGCGGCCGACCCTGCCGCGCCCGCGCACCGCCCGCTCACCACCGTCGGCGAACTCGCCCGCGCCGGAGCGCTGTTCCTGCACAGCGGCACGGCGGTTCCCGGCAGCGCGGCCGTCCCCGTCCTCACCGAGCACGACGTCCTCACCGGCGCTGCCCCGACCTCCCTCCCGCCCGCCGGCCAGGAGGACCCGGGCGGGGCGGCCGCCGACGACCCGGTCCTCCTCCAGCCCGGCGACGTCGTCGTGCCCGTGCTCGGCGGCTCCACCACGGCCCGGGTCGTGGACGCGTCGACGGCCGGAGCCGCGCTCGGCCGCAACCTCCAGCTCCTGCGGCCCGACCCGGCCGCCGTCGACTGCTGGTTCCTCGCCGGATTCCTGCGCGGCACCGCCAACCATCGGCAGGCCAGCAGCTACGCGTCCACCGCCGCCCGGCTGGACGCGCGACGCCTCCACCTGCCCCGGATGCCGCTCGCGGAGCAGCAGCGGTACGGGGAGCGGTTCCGTCAGCTGGCCGCCTTCGAGGACGCTCTGCGCACGGCGGGGCGACTCGGCGGCCAACTGGTCCAGGGGATGTACGACGGCCTGGCGGACGGCACGGTCACGCCCGGATGA
- a CDS encoding SurA N-terminal domain-containing protein gives MHRRRRTALSVLAATLVAAPLLSACGNQAHPGAAAVVGGERIEVSAVQERAAEVRTAQESSPQAAQLVNKSGQLNRAKLHGLIFGRILDRAAEDAGVTVSRKEIQEMRQAGLAQQGGEEQFEAMMLQQRWVAPDQIDGDMRQEVQLPKLARALGADLGTPAGQQVVGEALTKASKALDIDVNPRFGTWDDQKMQLGNYSAPWITQRTEFTPEQPTGA, from the coding sequence TTGCACCGCCGTCGTCGCACCGCGCTCTCCGTCCTCGCCGCAACGCTCGTCGCCGCACCGCTCCTGTCGGCCTGCGGCAACCAGGCCCACCCCGGTGCCGCGGCCGTCGTGGGCGGCGAGCGGATCGAGGTGTCGGCGGTCCAGGAGCGGGCCGCGGAGGTCCGCACCGCCCAGGAGAGCTCCCCGCAGGCCGCCCAGCTGGTCAACAAGTCGGGCCAGCTCAACCGCGCCAAGCTGCACGGTCTGATCTTCGGCCGGATCCTCGACCGCGCCGCCGAGGACGCGGGGGTCACCGTCTCCCGCAAGGAGATCCAGGAGATGCGTCAGGCCGGCCTCGCCCAGCAGGGCGGCGAGGAGCAGTTCGAGGCGATGATGCTCCAGCAGCGCTGGGTGGCCCCGGACCAGATCGACGGCGACATGCGCCAGGAGGTCCAGCTCCCGAAGCTGGCCCGGGCGCTCGGCGCGGATCTGGGCACGCCCGCCGGCCAGCAGGTCGTCGGAGAGGCCCTCACGAAGGCGTCCAAGGCCCTCGACATCGACGTCAACCCGCGCTTCGGCACCTGGGACGACCAGAAGATGCAGCTCGGCAACTACAGCGCGCCCTGGATCACCCAGCGCACCGAGTTCACGCCGGAACAGCCGACGGGCGCCTGA
- a CDS encoding nucleoside triphosphate pyrophosphohydrolase → MNAEAPDTPVETPADPGRIVLLTASHRVAPGLLSWPAWQTLRAADRVLTADPDQPQLPYLREAGVRVEHAAPSADELVADCAGGRTVVVLTGGEGNAPLTDGLARLGGSGRVAMPDLELLPGSYDLPGARLLDLVQVMDQIRRVCPWTSQKTHRGLAKYAIEEAYELVEAIEDGDRDELREELGDVLLQVVFHARIAEEDPDEPFAIDDVAGGLVEKLIHRHPHVFGDETAETPEDVHAHWLRTKAIEKQRTSVTEGVPLGQPGLALAAKLGSRARTAGLDVPLPTGDPSSGNAIGYDLLALAVAAEANGTDPEAALRAAARAYRDAILAAEEA, encoded by the coding sequence GTGAACGCCGAAGCCCCCGACACTCCCGTCGAGACCCCCGCCGACCCCGGCCGCATCGTCCTGCTCACCGCCAGCCACCGGGTCGCGCCCGGTCTGCTGTCCTGGCCGGCCTGGCAGACCCTGCGCGCCGCCGACCGCGTCCTCACCGCGGACCCGGACCAGCCGCAGCTGCCCTACCTCCGCGAGGCGGGCGTACGCGTCGAACACGCCGCCCCCTCCGCGGACGAACTGGTCGCGGACTGCGCGGGCGGCCGGACGGTGGTCGTCCTGACCGGCGGAGAGGGCAACGCCCCCCTCACCGACGGCCTGGCCCGCCTGGGCGGCTCGGGCCGGGTGGCCATGCCGGACCTGGAACTGCTCCCCGGCTCGTACGACCTCCCCGGCGCCCGCCTCCTCGACCTGGTCCAGGTCATGGACCAGATCCGCCGCGTCTGCCCCTGGACCTCGCAGAAGACCCACCGGGGCCTCGCCAAGTACGCCATCGAGGAGGCGTACGAACTGGTCGAGGCGATCGAGGACGGCGACCGGGACGAACTCCGCGAGGAACTGGGCGACGTCCTCCTCCAGGTCGTCTTCCACGCGCGCATCGCCGAGGAGGACCCCGACGAACCCTTCGCCATCGACGACGTGGCGGGCGGCCTCGTCGAGAAGCTGATCCACCGCCACCCGCACGTCTTCGGCGACGAGACCGCCGAGACCCCCGAGGACGTCCACGCGCACTGGCTGCGCACCAAGGCGATCGAGAAGCAGCGCACCTCGGTCACCGAAGGCGTCCCGCTCGGCCAGCCGGGCCTGGCCCTCGCCGCGAAGCTCGGCAGCCGCGCCCGCACGGCCGGCCTCGACGTCCCCCTTCCCACCGGCGACCCGTCCTCCGGCAACGCCATCGGCTACGACCTCCTCGCCCTCGCCGTCGCCGCCGAGGCGAACGGCACCGACCCGGAAGCCGCCCTGCGCGCGGCGGCCCGGGCGTACCGGGACGCGATCCTGGCGGCGGAGGAGGCGTGA